In a genomic window of Mycosarcoma maydis chromosome 5, whole genome shotgun sequence:
- a CDS encoding RNA-binding ribosome biosynthesis protein MAK21 (related to MAK21 - protein required for 60S ribosomal subunit biogenesis), with translation MARDFRPKGARPSTAPADTASAKSTRVNKQAISSPAPVKPRPAQTPSATSNKKKSDAYDSEDSADEATLMREIESFGGSRDDLKLISKANGKKKPDVSIDEAAFSGEVAAFLKQLQSDPHTSEPAAPSASINNDRRSKTEAEAHKKAATTQKQNSQAAKSKEKPTQKEKANKQGEQKTPKPPKQSATQTNVIESTTVQRMGKGKKMVFDDHGVGKETNVKPSLTAIGPLRLQAVPQWMSQTLPKLAPTNSNNASLSHERITQLLDMGVDLLHQESRAYDDITSSETSINKAGGSIGTLTASDAQFVRSLLSSEGGGTLSDRISALTLLVQSSPVHNVKHMDNLLTMTRKKSREEASRATRALADWLASEGGLGSRKLRYFRDQPQLAAASAAITSGDLVAAEAAKSHLLLWAFEDHLKKFYFQFLQVLEVQSHDTIAFTRKQATTQTFILLRDKPEQEQNLLRLLVNKLGDPDRSVAAKTSNHILELLTAHPAMKLIVVREIANLIMRPTSVPNAGDHESDRTSNHSTHARYYGLLTLNQTVLTVKDEATANHLILLYFELFEAILKQNEINEANGVVQGQDADETPKKKDKKRWKDQPRTGKRKGKGKQAASAKPEEPKLVKDAESKMVVAILTGVRRAFPFAKMQASVFEKHVNTLFKMLHSGSFNISIQALQLIFQLTISNPHHESSTVLTSAAITDRFYRVLYDSLLDPRLEASSKQAMYLNLIFQALKADQEQERVKAFIKRICQILTLHQASFICGCLHLLGELFKRTPGLRAMITEREEDDEEHFHDVVSSDDEDERVASKQAGIAAITVGKHASTKYDGRKREPRFAHAGTTCLWDVLPLISHFHPSVCVHALQLLQGGKITTNADLSLNTLSHFLDRFVYRNPKQKSSLRGASAMQPMAHVGSGVTRSRTHALNENEYFNTQAFWNKRADTIPADQLFFHKFFNLKSKQPSSSRVQTAHDQDDERDILTASDNDQARVAKHDSMHQDDQSDSSLDSDDDADEKEIWKVIKATMPGKEELERLNDSDDDDDDEFDYIDSDDQPDAADDENRDEQQASDHDGPDVIAGMTLSDDDDSVPGADENAVTDDWRDDESDSNVFDEDDDDLLPFADLSSKKRSAVSSDSDSDLELDTRDAKSRQKTKDKKKRKKTMQSLPTFASAEDYAHLLGDDDEENM, from the coding sequence ATGGCGAGGGACTTCAGACCAAAAGGCGCAAGGCCATCCACAGCGCCTGCAGACACAGCCTCGGCCAAGTCGACTCGTGTCAACAAACAGGCCATCAGCTCGCCCGCCCCTGTCAAACCACGCCCCGCCCAAACCCCTTCGGCCACCTCGAACAAGAAAAAATCAGATGCATACGACTCGGAGGACAGCGCAGATGAGGCCACTCTGATGCGCGAGATTGAGAGCTTCGGCGGCTCTAGAGACGATCTCAAACTCATCTCCAAGGCCAACGGAAAGAAAAAACCCGacgtctcgatcgacgaggccgCTTTCTCCGGCGAGGTCGCTGCTTTCCTCAAGCAACTCCAGTCAGATCCTCACACGTCTGAGCCAGCTGCTCCTTCCGCATCTATCAACAACGACAGGCGATCCAAGACCGAGGCAGAAGCACACAAAAAGGCTGCGACTACTCAAAAGCAGAATTCTCAAGCTGCCAAGTCCAAGGAAAAGCCTACGCAAAAGGAGAAAGCCAACAAGCAAGGAGAACAAAAGACACCAAAACCACCAAAGCAGTCTGCAACACAAACCAACGTTATCGAAAGTACAACAGTCCAGCGAATGGGCAAGGGAAAGAAGATGGTCTTTGACGACCATGGTGTTGGCAAGGAGACCAATGTCAAACCTTCGCTCACTGCCATCGGCCCGTTGCGATTGCAGGCTGTGCCCCAATGGATGTCGCAGACTCTGCCAAAGCTTGCTCCGACCAACTCGAACAACGCCTCCCTCTCACACGAGCGCATCACGCAGCTTCTCGACATGGGTGTCGACCTCCTCCACCAGGAGAGTCGTGCGTACGACGAcatcaccagcagcgagacGTCGATCAACAAAGCGGGTGGTAGCATTGGCACGCTCACCGCCTCAGACGCGCAATTcgtgcgctcgctgctctctTCTGAGGGAGGTGGTACGCTGTCGGACAGAATTTCGGCCTTGACACTTTTGGTGCAGAGCAGCCCTGTCCACAACGTCAAGCATATGGACAACTTGCTCACGATGACGCGCAAAAAGAGTCGCGAGGAAGCCAGCCGAGCAACTCGCGCTCTCGCCGACTGGCTTGCCAGCGAAGGCGGTCTTGGCTCGAGAAAGCTGCGCTACTTTCGCGATCAGCCTCAGCTCGCTGCCGCTTCAGCTGCTATCACTTCGGGCGATCTGGTGGCAGCTGAGGCGGCCAAGTCTCACTTGCTGTTGTGGGCGTTTGAGGATCATCTCAAGAAATTCTACTTCCAATTCCTTCAAGTGCTCGAAGTGCAGTCACACGACACGATCGCCTTCACGCGCAAGCAGGCGACTACGCAGACATTTATCCTCCTGCGTGACAAGCCGGAACAGGAACAGAACTTGCTCCGTCTTCTCGTCAACAAGCTGGGTGATCCTGACCGCAGCGTCGCCGCCAAGACCAGCAACCACATCCTCGAACTGCTCACTGCTCACCCTGCGATGAAGTTGATCGTCGTTCGTGAAATCGCCAACCTGATCATGCGACCAACGTCTGTGCCGAATGCTGGCGACCATGAGTCCGACAGGACGTCTAACCACAGCACCCATGCGCGCTACTACGGCCTTCTCACGCTCAATCAGACCGTGCTGACCGTCAAGGACGAAGCCACTGCCAACCATCTTATCTTGCTCTACTTTGAGCTCTTCGAGGCGATTCTCAAGCAGAACGAGATCAACGAGGCTAACGGCGTCGTCCAAGGCCAAGACGCCGACGAAAcgcccaagaagaaggatAAGAAGCGCTGGAAGGACCAGCCACGCACGGGCAAGCGCAAGGGAAAGGGCAAGCAGGCTGCTTCGGCCAAGCCAGAAGAGCCAAAGCTGgtcaaggatgccgagTCCAAGATGGTCGTTGCGATTCTCACCGGCGTTCGGCGAGCGTTTCCATTTGCAAAAATGCAAGCTTCCGTGTTCGAAAAGCACGTCAACACGTTGTTCAAGATGCTGCACTCTGGCTCTTtcaacatcagcatccAGGCGCTTCAGCTGATTTTCCAGCTCACCATCTCGAATCCACACCACGAGTCGTCCACGGTGCTCACATCGGCAGCCATCACGGACCGCTTCTACCGCGTGCTGTACGACTCATTGCTGGATCCGCGTTTGGAGGCGTCGAGCAAACAGGCCATGTATCTCAACCTCATCTTCCAGGCACTCAAGGCGGAtcaggagcaggagcgcGTCAAGGCATTTATCAAGCGTATCTGTCAGATACTGACATTGCACCAAGCTTCGTTTATCTGTGGATGTCTGCATCTATTGGGTGAGCTGTTCAAACGTACACCGGGATTGCGCGCCATGATCACCGAGcgcgaggaggacgacgaggagcacTTCCACGACGTTGTCTCtagcgatgacgaggacgagcgggttgcaagcaagcaagctggTATCGCTGCGATCACAGTTGGCAAGCATGCATCTACCAAGTACGATGGTAGAAAACGAGAGCCTCGGTTTGCACATGCAGGCACTACCTGTCTTTGGGACGTGCTTCCACTGATCTCGCACTTCCACCCTTCGGTTTGTGTGCAcgcgctgcagctgttgcaAGGTGGCAAGATCACCACCAATGCCGATCTGAGTCTCAACACGCTCTCCCACTTTTTGGATCGGTTTGTGTATCGCAATCCGAAACAGAAGTCGTCGTTGCGCGGAGCGAGTGCGATGCAGCCCATGGCGCacgttggcagcggtgTTACGCGATCGCGCACGCACGCGCTCAACGAGAATGAATATTTCAACACACAAGCCTTCTGGAACAAGCGCGCCGACACGATCCCCGCCGACCAGCTGTTCTTCCACAAGTTTTTCAACCTGAAATCGAAGCAGCCCTCGTCGAGTCGCGTGCAGACCGCACATgatcaagacgacgagcgagacatACTGACAGCATCCGATAACGACCAAGCACGAGTGGCCAAGCATGACAGCATGCACCAAGATGACCagagcgattcgagcctagacagcgacgacgatgcggacGAGAAAGAAATCTGGAAGGTGATCAAGGCGACTATGCCGGGCaaggaggagctcgagcgtctaaatgacagcgatgacgacgatgacgacgagttCGACTATAtcgacagcgacgatcAGCCAGAtgctgccgacgacgagaacCGGGACGAACAACAAGCTAGCGATCATGATGGACCCGACGTGATTGCTGGTATGACGTTgtccgatgacgacgactcTGTGCCAGGTGCTGACGAAAATGCAGTCACCGATGACTGGCGAGACGACGAATCGGACAGCAACGTGttcgacgaggatgatgacgacctTTTGCCGTTTGccgacttgagctcgaagaagcgcaGTGCAGTTTCctcggactcggactcggactTGGAGTTGGACACTCGAGATGCAAAGTCACGACAAAAGaccaaggacaagaagaagaggaaaaagacgatgcagagcCTTCCGACGTTCGCCAGCGCCGAAGACTACGCTCACCTGCtcggcgatgatgacgaagaaAACATGTAG